One Chitinophaga sp. H8 DNA window includes the following coding sequences:
- the prs gene encoding ribose-phosphate diphosphokinase yields the protein MPQKIIFATQRYQYLKDRILSISVPSWENGVIEIRDFPDGEHYHRIRSNVSNKEVVLIGGTIDDKETLELFDIAHGCIQNGALALSIVIPFFGYSTMERAVKYGEIVKAKTRALLFSSLPGTASGNKVIMIDLHVDGITYYFESGIRPVHLYGKTFVKEAALELAKGKPFVLASTDAGRAKWVESLANDLHVPAAFVFKRRLSGEETAITAISADVQDKQVIIYDDMIRTGGSLLHAAAAYLQAGASEIAVITTHGIFAGNGFNKIKDSGLITKIICTDTHPAALTIQDDMLVVKSVDKLILDYFDTLQYPK from the coding sequence ATGCCACAAAAAATCATATTCGCTACACAGCGCTATCAATATCTGAAAGACCGCATTTTGTCCATCAGCGTTCCCTCCTGGGAAAATGGCGTAATAGAGATCCGCGATTTTCCTGACGGCGAGCACTATCACCGCATCCGCAGCAATGTGAGCAACAAGGAAGTGGTATTGATAGGTGGCACTATTGACGATAAAGAAACGCTGGAATTATTTGATATTGCCCATGGATGTATACAAAATGGGGCATTGGCGCTCAGTATTGTAATCCCTTTTTTTGGCTACTCTACAATGGAAAGGGCTGTAAAATATGGAGAGATCGTAAAAGCAAAAACACGTGCACTCCTGTTTTCCTCCCTGCCCGGTACTGCCAGCGGCAATAAAGTGATCATGATAGACCTTCATGTGGATGGGATCACTTATTACTTTGAAAGCGGGATACGTCCGGTACACCTGTATGGTAAAACCTTCGTGAAAGAAGCTGCACTGGAACTGGCAAAAGGAAAACCATTTGTGCTGGCCAGTACAGATGCCGGCCGCGCAAAGTGGGTAGAATCCCTGGCTAATGACCTCCACGTACCCGCGGCTTTTGTATTCAAACGCCGTCTTTCCGGAGAAGAAACTGCTATCACAGCTATCAGTGCGGATGTACAGGACAAACAAGTGATCATTTATGATGATATGATCCGCACCGGTGGTTCCCTTCTCCATGCAGCAGCAGCCTATCTCCAGGCCGGTGCCAGCGAAATAGCCGTAATCACCACACATGGCATCTTTGCCGGAAATGGATTTAATAAAATCAAGGACAGCGGTCTGATCACCAAAATTATCTGCACAGATACCCACCCTGCTGCGCTTACCATTCAGGATGATATGCTTGTGGTGAAATCTGTCGATAAACTGATCCTGGATTATTTCGATACCCTGCAATACCCAAAGTAG
- a CDS encoding carboxypeptidase-like regulatory domain-containing protein: MLMNRLLIYIGALSFFLYIGHQTGYAQVRVAGMVTDEDTKTGLPAVTIINKRNNTGTLSSESGRFYIEAMPGDTLEFSMLSYMRKEVLAPAMSATINVSLTKRIFGLQEVNVKGRNYQRDSAALRDEYGKYFNYKKPGAVDVLKTLPANPITALSYLVPSKARKRKEQFHEQLVYWEKEKYIDYRYSPEVVARMTKLDGAELDSFMLKYRPSSQFAQEANEYDFLLYIKRTFEEYQQSKGILRKEDSTHTSR, translated from the coding sequence ATGTTAATGAATCGCCTACTTATCTATATCGGAGCACTGTCATTTTTCCTGTATATTGGCCATCAGACTGGTTATGCGCAGGTGCGTGTAGCAGGTATGGTAACCGATGAAGATACTAAAACCGGGTTGCCAGCAGTAACAATTATCAATAAGAGAAATAACACTGGTACGCTGAGTAGTGAAAGCGGGCGTTTTTATATTGAAGCTATGCCAGGTGATACACTGGAGTTTTCCATGTTGAGTTATATGCGGAAAGAGGTACTGGCACCGGCTATGTCGGCTACGATCAATGTATCATTGACCAAGCGGATATTCGGATTGCAGGAGGTGAATGTTAAGGGCCGTAATTATCAGCGGGACTCTGCTGCGCTGCGGGATGAGTATGGAAAATACTTTAATTATAAGAAGCCAGGGGCAGTAGATGTATTAAAAACATTGCCTGCCAATCCTATCACCGCCTTATCCTACCTGGTACCCAGTAAGGCCCGTAAAAGAAAAGAACAGTTTCATGAGCAACTGGTGTATTGGGAAAAGGAGAAGTATATAGATTACCGTTATTCACCAGAAGTAGTGGCCCGTATGACAAAACTGGATGGTGCGGAACTGGATTCTTTCATGCTTAAGTATCGCCCCAGCAGTCAGTTTGCACAGGAAGCCAATGAATATGACTTTTTGCTTTATATCAAGCGAACCTTTGAGGAGTATCAGCAATCCAAGGGGATCCTCCGTAAAGAAGACAGTACACATACCAGCCGGTAA
- a CDS encoding TolC family protein: protein MKWINIAITCIFLMGGVASTSAQQKMLTLEQALDLTLNNNFDIRLAKNTADVAANDYAYANFAFAPRLNATASKLWTNTHTKQEFANGNKRDTSGIKGNNLAAGLNLSWTLFDGLRMFATREKLEMIRALGETGVKNQVVNTVAEVIGGYYNIVQGKQQLRSIAEQMSISEERVKLSDAKFQTGLGPKTDLLQAKVDYNAQKAAFLRQQTVIEQSKAILNQLMGVTPNNTSYDVQDSIPFNTALSYAELQQSIPTGNTALKMAQQNLDVSRLALKEVRGDQFPVISFNSNYNFTRNNSNAATNSFSPVFNQNGTINYGFAATIPIFNGLNVRRQIKDAKLNIAWQQLSLDNERAKVDLSLGNAFKDYEYFKKAFALEEENLDLAKENVMVALERFRQGVSTTLELKEAQQSLEDANNRIIQARYNTKLAETELLRLKGDLLK, encoded by the coding sequence ATGAAGTGGATCAATATAGCAATAACGTGCATATTCTTAATGGGGGGCGTAGCCAGCACCTCCGCGCAGCAAAAAATGCTTACACTGGAACAGGCACTGGATCTCACCTTGAATAACAACTTTGATATACGCCTGGCCAAAAATACCGCAGATGTAGCGGCGAATGACTATGCATACGCCAACTTTGCTTTTGCGCCCCGCCTCAATGCTACGGCTTCCAAACTATGGACCAATACGCATACCAAACAGGAATTTGCCAATGGTAATAAACGCGATACCTCCGGTATTAAAGGCAATAACCTGGCGGCTGGCCTCAACCTGAGCTGGACATTATTTGACGGGCTACGCATGTTTGCTACCCGCGAAAAACTGGAAATGATCCGCGCCCTGGGCGAAACAGGGGTAAAAAATCAGGTGGTGAATACCGTGGCTGAAGTAATCGGTGGCTACTATAATATTGTACAAGGCAAACAACAACTCCGGTCTATCGCAGAACAAATGTCTATTTCTGAAGAAAGAGTAAAACTCTCAGATGCGAAATTTCAGACCGGACTGGGACCTAAAACAGACCTCTTGCAAGCTAAAGTAGATTACAATGCACAAAAGGCGGCATTCCTCCGCCAGCAAACGGTGATCGAACAGTCGAAAGCTATACTGAACCAACTGATGGGGGTTACACCTAATAATACCTCGTATGATGTACAGGACTCTATTCCCTTCAATACCGCGCTTTCCTATGCAGAATTACAGCAAAGTATCCCCACAGGGAATACCGCACTGAAAATGGCACAACAAAACCTGGACGTATCCCGCCTGGCACTGAAAGAAGTACGTGGCGACCAGTTTCCGGTGATCTCTTTTAATTCCAACTATAATTTTACCCGTAATAATTCCAATGCGGCTACCAACTCCTTTAGCCCGGTATTTAATCAGAATGGTACTATTAACTACGGCTTTGCAGCTACCATTCCCATCTTTAACGGACTGAATGTAAGAAGGCAGATAAAAGATGCCAAGCTGAATATCGCCTGGCAACAACTATCCCTAGATAACGAAAGAGCTAAAGTAGATCTCTCCCTGGGCAACGCTTTTAAAGATTATGAATACTTTAAAAAAGCATTTGCACTGGAAGAAGAAAACCTGGACCTTGCTAAAGAAAACGTGATGGTAGCGCTGGAAAGATTCCGTCAGGGAGTGTCTACCACGCTGGAGTTAAAAGAAGCACAACAAAGCCTGGAAGATGCGAATAACCGTATTATCCAGGCACGGTATAATACCAAGCTGGCAGAAACAGAACTATTAAGATTAAAGGGAGACCTGCTGAAATAA
- a CDS encoding efflux RND transporter permease subunit, which produces MSLPSISLKRPVLAIVMNIIIVIFGVVGFTFLGVRDFPAIDPPIVNVRTSYAGANSDIIETQITEPLEKAINGIAGIKNISSSSSQGSSNITVEFELGEDLEAATNDVRDKVSQAQRTLPPDLDAPPVVSKQDANSDAIISMTVQSNTRNQLEVTEFGTNVLLEKLQTIPGVSAIQIWGEKKYAMRIWMDPAKLSAFSLTPSDVQAALVRENVELPSGKIAGNATELTVRTFGRLVGEEEFNNLIIKTVNGSEIHIRDIGQAVLGPENEETILKESGVPMIALALIPQPGSNYVAIADEFYKRFEQLKKDIPQDFKVDIAMDNTRFIKQSIEEVEETLIIALTLVILIIYLFFRDWLMAFRPLIDIPVSLIGAFFIMYMCGFTINILTLLAIVLATGLVVDDGIVVTENIYKKIEAGMPRMKAAREGSEEIFFAVIATSITLAFVFLPIIFLKGFVGQLFREFGIVVAGAVLISAFVSLTLTPVLNVKLGRKTHTHSWLYEKTEPFFRWMEDGYKNSLQHFMKVRWVASVVIAICLAMIFFLFKSLPSELAPLEDRSTFRLSVTAPEGTSFDYMDHYVDQLTQFMQDSIPEKKIILSVTAPGFSGGGAVNSAFANVMLKDPHDRTRSQKDIVNMVNRNMYRFPEGRVFAIEQQTIQVGRRSGLPVAFVLQHINFDSLAAVLPRFLEEANNNPVFQGVDVDLKFNKPELRIHINRAKASELGVSVNDISSTLQLALSNLRYGYFIRNGKQYQVMGQVFRGNRDKPMDLQNLYVRNSRGEAIQLDNLVTIQEETSPPIIYHFNRYKSATISASLAPGKTVGDGINAMYGIFNKLKQDQVIDDSFSTALTGSSRDFAESGSNTMFALVLALVLIYLVLAAQFESWIDPLIIMLTVPLAFAGALLSLWIFNQTWNIFSQIGVIMLIGLVTKNGILIVEFANQKREEGMDKLSAAVEASSMRLRPILMTSLAMALGALPIALSLGAAATSRIPLGIVIVGGIIFSLILTLFVIPAMYSFLSRKRHISEEEEEDNMMTQGKMEEAATAHA; this is translated from the coding sequence ATGAGTTTACCTTCCATATCGCTCAAACGGCCCGTACTGGCAATTGTGATGAACATCATCATCGTGATCTTTGGTGTTGTGGGCTTTACCTTTTTAGGGGTAAGGGATTTTCCCGCCATCGACCCGCCCATCGTAAATGTGCGGACCTCTTACGCAGGGGCCAACTCCGATATCATTGAAACCCAGATTACCGAACCACTGGAAAAAGCCATCAATGGTATCGCGGGTATCAAAAATATCTCTTCCAGCAGCAGCCAGGGGAGTAGTAATATTACCGTGGAATTTGAACTGGGAGAAGACCTCGAAGCGGCTACCAACGACGTGCGGGATAAAGTATCCCAGGCACAACGTACCCTGCCGCCCGACCTCGATGCTCCGCCGGTAGTATCCAAACAGGATGCTAACTCTGATGCTATCATCTCCATGACGGTGCAAAGTAATACCCGCAACCAGCTGGAAGTAACAGAGTTTGGTACCAACGTACTGCTCGAAAAACTGCAAACAATACCCGGCGTAAGTGCTATTCAGATATGGGGAGAAAAGAAATATGCCATGCGCATCTGGATGGACCCGGCCAAATTATCTGCCTTCAGCCTTACGCCCTCTGATGTACAGGCTGCTCTCGTCCGGGAAAACGTAGAACTGCCCTCCGGAAAAATTGCCGGTAATGCCACAGAACTCACCGTACGTACTTTTGGCCGCCTGGTAGGGGAAGAAGAGTTCAATAACCTTATCATCAAAACCGTCAACGGTAGCGAAATTCATATCCGCGATATTGGCCAGGCCGTACTGGGGCCCGAAAACGAAGAAACCATCCTGAAAGAATCCGGGGTACCTATGATTGCACTGGCACTGATCCCACAACCGGGATCCAACTACGTGGCTATTGCAGACGAATTCTATAAACGCTTTGAACAACTGAAAAAAGATATCCCCCAGGACTTTAAGGTGGATATTGCTATGGATAATACCCGCTTCATCAAACAATCTATCGAAGAAGTGGAAGAAACACTGATCATCGCCTTAACACTTGTTATCCTGATCATCTATCTCTTTTTCCGCGACTGGCTCATGGCTTTCCGCCCATTGATAGATATTCCGGTATCCCTGATCGGTGCATTCTTTATAATGTATATGTGCGGCTTTACTATCAATATCCTTACCCTGCTGGCTATTGTACTGGCTACTGGTCTTGTGGTGGATGATGGTATTGTGGTAACGGAAAACATCTATAAAAAGATAGAGGCAGGTATGCCACGTATGAAGGCAGCCAGGGAAGGCTCCGAAGAAATCTTCTTTGCGGTAATCGCTACCTCTATTACGCTGGCTTTCGTATTCCTTCCCATCATCTTCCTGAAAGGGTTTGTAGGACAGCTGTTCCGCGAATTTGGTATCGTGGTGGCCGGTGCCGTACTGATTTCTGCTTTTGTGTCGTTAACACTGACGCCGGTACTGAACGTAAAACTGGGACGTAAAACACATACCCACTCCTGGCTGTATGAAAAAACGGAACCTTTCTTCCGCTGGATGGAAGATGGGTATAAAAACTCCCTGCAACATTTCATGAAGGTACGTTGGGTAGCCTCCGTAGTGATCGCTATCTGTCTGGCCATGATCTTCTTCCTGTTCAAATCATTGCCGTCAGAACTGGCGCCGCTGGAAGACCGCAGCACTTTCCGCCTGTCTGTTACGGCTCCGGAAGGTACTTCCTTTGATTATATGGACCATTATGTGGACCAGCTCACCCAATTCATGCAGGACTCTATCCCCGAAAAGAAAATCATACTCAGCGTAACCGCTCCGGGCTTTAGTGGTGGTGGTGCGGTAAATAGCGCTTTTGCCAACGTAATGCTCAAAGATCCGCACGATCGTACCCGCTCCCAGAAGGATATCGTGAATATGGTGAACCGCAATATGTACCGCTTTCCGGAAGGACGCGTATTTGCCATTGAGCAGCAAACCATCCAGGTAGGCCGCCGTAGCGGGCTTCCCGTGGCATTTGTACTTCAGCATATCAACTTCGACAGCCTGGCGGCGGTACTGCCCCGCTTTCTGGAAGAGGCCAATAATAACCCCGTTTTCCAGGGCGTAGACGTGGATCTGAAGTTTAATAAACCGGAACTGCGTATTCATATTAACCGCGCCAAGGCCAGTGAACTGGGCGTATCTGTAAATGATATCTCCTCTACGCTGCAACTGGCATTGAGTAATCTAAGATATGGCTACTTTATCCGGAATGGGAAACAATACCAGGTTATGGGACAGGTATTCCGCGGTAACCGCGATAAACCTATGGACCTGCAAAATCTCTATGTGCGCAATTCCAGAGGAGAAGCCATACAGCTGGATAACCTGGTTACCATCCAGGAAGAAACCAGCCCTCCCATCATCTATCACTTCAACCGGTATAAATCAGCTACCATCTCTGCCAGTCTTGCTCCAGGCAAAACGGTAGGGGATGGTATCAACGCCATGTACGGCATCTTTAATAAACTGAAGCAAGACCAGGTAATAGATGATTCCTTCTCTACTGCACTAACCGGTTCCTCCCGCGATTTTGCAGAAAGCGGCTCTAATACCATGTTTGCATTGGTACTGGCACTGGTACTCATTTACCTCGTACTGGCGGCACAGTTTGAAAGCTGGATCGACCCGCTGATCATCATGCTTACCGTACCACTGGCTTTTGCCGGGGCATTGCTCTCACTCTGGATCTTTAACCAGACCTGGAACATATTTTCACAGATAGGCGTAATTATGCTCATAGGGCTGGTTACCAAAAACGGGATCCTCATCGTGGAGTTTGCCAACCAGAAAAGGGAAGAAGGAATGGATAAGCTCAGCGCAGCAGTAGAAGCTTCTTCTATGCGCTTACGCCCCATTCTGATGACCAGTCTGGCCATGGCGCTGGGGGCATTGCCAATTGCTTTATCACTTGGTGCTGCGGCTACCAGTCGTATCCCCCTGGGTATTGTAATCGTGGGTGGTATCATCTTCTCGCTGATACTCACCCTGTTCGTAATTCCTGCAATGTATTCCTTCCTTTCCCGTAAAAGACATATATCTGAAGAGGAAGAAGAAGATAACATGATGACGCAGGGTAAAATGGAAGAGGCGGCAACAGCACATGCCTGA
- a CDS encoding efflux RND transporter periplasmic adaptor subunit, which yields MASSKKTLWTLVILAVAAIVIFLVYKKVAGGKKAQAPAPQSAPGPKSVLADAFIVKSAPLDEVIEASGTLQSNEEVEVKAEISGRITHLYFKEGTNVAKGTLLVKIYDEDLKAQLQKLKLQQQLAKTTLERQENLLKINGISQQDVDVTRNQVSAYGADMEYTQTQLQKTELRAPFSGKLGLRNVSEGAIISPTVVLTTLQQIDPLKIDFAVPEKYRNVIKLHDQVTFKVSGDKNDYKGSIYAIDPKIDLATRTVKIRAIVPNSGNKLFPGSFAKVVITLKDMPDAIMIPTQAVIPGTRDKKVIIANQGKAKFVIVETGIRNETNVQITSGLNVGDTVITTGIMQLKPGMILKYNSVN from the coding sequence ATGGCCAGCAGTAAAAAGACATTATGGACACTAGTTATATTGGCAGTAGCAGCTATTGTTATCTTCCTGGTGTATAAAAAGGTAGCCGGCGGTAAAAAAGCCCAGGCGCCTGCACCTCAAAGTGCCCCTGGCCCTAAATCAGTGCTGGCAGATGCCTTTATAGTGAAAAGTGCCCCACTGGACGAAGTCATCGAAGCCAGTGGTACCCTCCAGAGTAATGAAGAAGTGGAAGTAAAAGCCGAAATATCCGGCCGTATTACCCACCTCTACTTTAAAGAAGGTACCAACGTTGCCAAAGGTACCCTCCTCGTTAAAATTTATGACGAAGACCTGAAAGCACAGCTGCAAAAGCTCAAACTTCAGCAGCAATTGGCTAAAACCACCCTCGAAAGACAGGAAAACCTCCTTAAAATAAACGGTATCAGCCAGCAGGATGTAGACGTAACCCGCAATCAGGTGAGTGCATACGGTGCAGATATGGAATACACGCAAACACAACTGCAAAAAACCGAACTGCGCGCGCCCTTCAGCGGAAAACTGGGCCTGCGTAATGTGAGTGAAGGGGCCATCATCTCTCCAACCGTAGTGCTGACCACCCTCCAGCAGATCGATCCGCTGAAAATAGACTTCGCTGTACCCGAAAAATACCGCAATGTGATTAAACTGCACGACCAGGTGACCTTTAAGGTATCTGGTGACAAAAATGATTACAAAGGCAGTATCTATGCCATCGATCCTAAAATTGACCTGGCTACCAGAACGGTGAAAATAAGGGCCATTGTGCCCAATTCCGGCAACAAACTGTTTCCAGGGTCCTTTGCCAAAGTAGTCATCACCTTAAAGGATATGCCGGATGCTATCATGATTCCTACTCAGGCAGTCATCCCCGGTACCCGCGATAAAAAAGTCATTATCGCCAACCAGGGTAAAGCCAAATTTGTAATCGTGGAAACAGGGATCCGTAACGAAACCAATGTACAGATCACTTCCGGCTTAAATGTAGGTGATACCGTTATCACTACCGGTATCATGCAACTTAAACCCGGTATGATCCTGAAATACAATTCGGTGAACTAA
- a CDS encoding acyl carrier protein: MSDIASRVKKIIIDKLGVDEAEVTPEASFTNDLGADSLDTVELIMEFEKEFNISIPDEQAETITTVGQAVAYLEEHVK; the protein is encoded by the coding sequence ATGTCAGACATTGCATCAAGAGTTAAAAAGATCATCATTGACAAATTGGGCGTTGACGAAGCCGAGGTAACTCCTGAAGCCAGCTTTACCAACGACTTAGGCGCTGACTCTTTGGATACGGTAGAACTGATTATGGAATTTGAAAAAGAATTCAACATCTCTATTCCCGACGAACAAGCTGAAACTATTACCACTGTTGGCCAGGCAGTAGCTTACCTGGAAGAACATGTAAAATAA
- the fabF gene encoding beta-ketoacyl-ACP synthase II — MQPRRVVVTGLGALTPVGNSAQDYWQGLTNGVSGADFIKQFDASKFKTRFACELKNFDPTNYLDKKEARKMDPFTQTAVIASDEAILHAGIDKNTINADRVGVIWGTGVGGMINFSNELKDFYKGDGTPRFSPFLITRLILDIAAGYISMRNGFRGPNFSVVSACASATNAIIEAMYNIRYGKADMIITGGSENVINEPCVGGFNAMKALSERNDDPKTASRPFDLDRDGFVMGEGAAAIVLESYEHATARGANILVELAGGGATADAHHITAPHPEGLGAMNVMRQALLDAGLQTDDIDYINVHGTSTPLGDVAEVRAIQHVFGEHAYKLNISSTKSMTGHLLGAAGAIESVAVIMSIMNGIVPPTINHFTDDPQLDPKLNFTFNTAQQREVRAALTNTFGFGGHNASVIFKKFVP, encoded by the coding sequence ATGCAACCAAGACGAGTAGTCGTTACAGGTTTAGGCGCTCTTACACCGGTCGGCAATTCCGCACAGGATTACTGGCAGGGATTGACGAACGGTGTATCTGGCGCAGATTTCATCAAACAATTTGACGCTTCCAAGTTCAAAACCCGTTTTGCTTGTGAACTGAAGAATTTTGATCCAACTAACTACCTGGACAAAAAGGAGGCCCGTAAAATGGACCCCTTTACGCAAACCGCTGTTATCGCTTCCGATGAGGCTATACTGCATGCCGGTATAGACAAAAATACGATCAATGCTGATCGTGTGGGAGTGATATGGGGTACAGGCGTGGGTGGTATGATCAACTTCAGTAACGAGCTGAAAGATTTTTATAAAGGAGACGGAACCCCGAGGTTCAGTCCTTTTTTGATTACCCGGCTGATATTAGATATAGCGGCAGGGTATATTTCTATGCGTAATGGATTCCGCGGGCCTAATTTTTCTGTGGTATCTGCCTGTGCATCTGCTACCAATGCTATTATTGAGGCGATGTACAATATCCGCTATGGCAAAGCAGACATGATCATTACCGGAGGTTCGGAAAATGTGATCAATGAGCCTTGCGTAGGAGGATTTAACGCTATGAAAGCCTTATCAGAACGGAATGATGATCCTAAAACGGCTTCACGTCCTTTCGACCTTGACAGAGATGGCTTTGTGATGGGAGAAGGAGCGGCGGCTATCGTGCTGGAATCCTATGAGCACGCTACAGCCCGGGGAGCAAACATTCTGGTAGAGCTGGCAGGTGGTGGTGCTACCGCTGACGCACATCATATTACGGCCCCCCATCCGGAGGGATTAGGTGCCATGAATGTGATGCGGCAGGCATTACTGGATGCCGGTTTACAAACAGATGATATTGACTACATCAATGTGCATGGTACATCCACGCCATTGGGTGATGTGGCCGAGGTAAGGGCCATTCAGCATGTTTTTGGTGAACATGCTTATAAACTGAACATCAGCTCCACCAAATCCATGACGGGGCATTTATTGGGTGCTGCCGGGGCCATAGAGTCTGTTGCAGTTATTATGTCTATTATGAACGGCATAGTTCCTCCTACAATTAACCATTTTACGGATGATCCTCAGCTTGACCCAAAATTAAACTTTACCTTTAACACCGCACAACAAAGAGAGGTAAGAGCTGCTTTAACCAATACTTTTGGTTTTGGTGGCCATAACGCTTCTGTTATTTTCAAAAAATTTGTTCCTTGA
- the rnc gene encoding ribonuclease III has translation MKLLPGFLYRFVSKKRQLYKDLYNLLGFAPGNFSLYEVALSHRSSKEKFLESNERLEYLGDAILGAIVGDYLFKKYPYKTEGYLTEMRSKIVNRQQLNDIAIKMGLRKLTIYDKYNSFLKISQIFGNTLEALVGAVYLDRGYNRTQQFVYKRIILPYIDMELLESVEMNHKNKLYGWANKNGKVLEFELLEEQMDNGRRIFTVGAVVDGQLICSGKAFNKKDASQIAASQAIEILGLGEGKE, from the coding sequence GTGAAATTACTGCCAGGTTTTTTATATCGTTTCGTATCCAAAAAAAGGCAACTATACAAAGACCTTTACAATTTACTGGGGTTTGCGCCTGGTAACTTCTCTTTGTATGAAGTAGCCCTGAGCCACCGTTCCAGCAAGGAGAAATTCCTGGAAAGCAATGAACGGCTGGAATACCTGGGTGATGCCATCCTGGGCGCCATTGTGGGAGATTACCTCTTTAAAAAATACCCCTATAAAACAGAAGGTTATTTAACTGAAATGCGGTCTAAGATCGTAAACCGGCAACAGCTGAATGATATTGCCATTAAAATGGGCCTTCGCAAACTGACGATCTACGATAAATACAACAGCTTTCTCAAAATAAGCCAGATATTCGGCAACACACTGGAAGCACTGGTAGGTGCTGTATACCTGGACCGGGGCTATAACAGAACACAGCAATTTGTATATAAGCGCATTATCCTGCCTTATATAGATATGGAGCTACTGGAAAGTGTGGAAATGAACCACAAGAACAAACTTTATGGATGGGCCAATAAAAACGGCAAAGTACTGGAGTTTGAATTGCTGGAAGAGCAAATGGATAATGGCCGCCGCATCTTTACAGTAGGTGCTGTAGTAGATGGCCAGTTGATTTGCAGTGGTAAAGCCTTCAATAAAAAAGATGCCAGTCAGATTGCTGCTTCTCAGGCTATTGAAATCCTTGGCCTTGGAGAAGGTAAGGAATAG
- a CDS encoding ester cyclase, with product MSSNAKFKIVYLLQPRSSPFILGKKFAHPKNATNMQALPSLVEEYIALLKAFKYSDALDQFYDENLVKHENEDAPTIGLAAHRAEVEQFFNTTSHHHATVKNVIISDDVSVIEWYYEFDHKKFGHLKLNQVSVQRWKNGKIIHERHHYNR from the coding sequence ATGAGCTCCAATGCAAAATTCAAAATCGTGTACCTGTTACAACCCAGGAGCAGCCCTTTTATCCTGGGAAAGAAATTCGCTCACCCTAAAAACGCAACAAACATGCAGGCATTGCCATCTCTTGTGGAGGAATATATCGCTTTACTAAAAGCATTTAAATACAGCGACGCGCTGGACCAGTTTTATGATGAAAACCTGGTAAAACATGAAAATGAAGATGCCCCGACAATAGGGCTGGCAGCACATAGGGCAGAGGTGGAACAGTTCTTTAATACCACCTCACATCACCATGCTACCGTGAAAAATGTCATCATAAGTGATGATGTGTCCGTAATAGAATGGTATTATGAATTTGACCATAAGAAGTTTGGTCATCTGAAACTAAATCAGGTATCTGTACAGCGGTGGAAAAACGGGAAGATTATCCACGAAAGGCATCATTACAACAGGTAG
- a CDS encoding GyrI-like domain-containing protein has protein sequence MEKTDLTKSLKSYYTAAPIPQLLTVAKGTFIKIPGQGDPNEKPFEERVQALYTTAYGIKNLCKLQSRDFTVCKLEGLWWVEDERWWQHGIINPQSIPKSEWRWEVMIRMPAYVTDTHFREAIAKAIEKKKMDLLQEVTIEQWEEGKCVQVMHTGPYATEAFTLGLMHDFIEQQGLTATGRHHEIYLSDPRKAAPEKMKTILRQPVK, from the coding sequence ATGGAAAAGACCGATCTCACAAAATCACTGAAAAGCTACTATACTGCTGCTCCGATACCACAATTACTTACGGTGGCAAAGGGCACTTTTATTAAGATCCCCGGACAAGGCGATCCCAATGAAAAGCCTTTTGAAGAGCGGGTCCAGGCTTTGTACACCACTGCTTATGGCATTAAAAACCTTTGCAAGCTACAGAGCCGGGATTTTACCGTTTGCAAGCTGGAAGGCCTTTGGTGGGTGGAGGATGAACGCTGGTGGCAGCATGGTATCATCAATCCGCAAAGTATCCCTAAAAGCGAATGGCGATGGGAAGTAATGATACGCATGCCTGCCTATGTTACCGATACCCATTTCAGGGAAGCAATCGCCAAAGCCATTGAAAAGAAAAAAATGGACCTGCTACAGGAAGTAACCATTGAACAATGGGAAGAAGGAAAATGTGTACAGGTCATGCATACAGGTCCATATGCCACAGAAGCATTTACCTTAGGATTGATGCATGATTTTATTGAACAGCAGGGACTGACCGCAACCGGACGGCACCATGAAATCTACTTATCCGATCCCAGAAAAGCAGCACCGGAGAAAATGAAAACTATTCTGCGGCAGCCGGTAAAGTAA